In Pieris rapae chromosome 24, ilPieRapa1.1, whole genome shotgun sequence, a single window of DNA contains:
- the LOC111000448 gene encoding dentin sialophosphoprotein isoform X1, translated as MLSKYSIYGGGRWREIDLETGRVAGWAGSKFVYTKRGKLIVPKPKSVLRGLMDLASGHISTVKDGFQLSQLKKKKKPKKSPKQIKCKCDYKHNHVFAAPNDQILQANIANASIQCNIVPVNKTLNKLNIKECMDKDVKSVASVESIISDNIARAITISESDVETFRSYIVHSTKNIFNVDLFMYDANDDYKRSVFYKITPIVKVQRHPIIHSLVRQKQFKIKLTTAEMRNKTKTLTKNNYCEPKIKVINHVDNSDSDVFKEREIVKPNKSVIEHQRLENVNKDLIVENKGKRKAAEVINQAKRSKLNNSDSLKENNDNVPTDKFGKPINKVFLVKKWTVKNKSSRKRPTNEFSLLEDEAIVDWIVKNKKGNLVNGNRMWKEMEPQHLNVTGQYRSWHSLRNRYLRHLLPALGSLSLTPSQVIDLRAAAATGELKANKMNKNNSIYRTEPVRSAWNARPQKLKHSDDEPFTPPRNSNLVSSRSKLPTYSEITRRFAEKHRSTPNSEENVTNNKVKPRDGDQTNKQPRVSLKIIRVDTNSNEQGSLRVVNIDDKQDKKTEEKSVSKSREKSSRFVSSRDESYGVEKKNRRGRKGNETDTDEEIKNNVNKKFENDLGSADRSGLNNKHKNRRNKDDSDSEQRNENQGREIRSSRRLRHEKSGVEDTLGQNKSKMESNPEQKNQRQGPKTLENRASSIKSPEKSLTERSIGRRKNGRFIAIKRYKENFSVDKKNLSQLRSKSDSDSEPEKKKKDDNGRSSARNMDKEISSVDKKNPRQLRNKNDSDSETENKKRDDNGRSSARKRDKEISSVDKKNPRQLRNNNDSDSEPETKKRDDNGRSSARNRDKEISRVDKKNPRQLRSNNDSDSEPENKKRDDNGRSSARNRDKEISRVDKKNSRQLRSNNDSDSEPENKKRDDNGRSSARNRDKEISRVDKKNPRQLRSNNDSDSEPENKKRDDNGRSSARNREKEISSEDRKNPRQLRNKNDSDSEPETNKRDDNGRSSAKNMDKEISSVDKNPRQLRNKNNSDSKPESRKRDDSGRFIPRNRDKEISSVDRKNPRQLRNKSDSDSEPENKKRDDNGQTSRNRDKSGKSDNTLSRSKKRDNSDTDNKENGADNKMYLRQYKYTSGAKMETTKKRENGNISKNRKNNKPVKVDRSKRKYVEILDSESENEREKKNKRDRRSSCSDSDFVKISKKATKRSRSVEQSDNSDFSVNTSHLSMTSRSDFDSSNDKDKKRLTRQSHRVESGRDIVFEISDNDEAYASRSDTEVKNTGKRNLRKLFNHRAL; from the exons ATGCTATCAAAGTATTCAATATACGGAGGAGGACGATGGCGGGAGATTGATTTAGAAACTGGTCGCGTCGCAGGATGGGCAGGCTCcaaatttgtttatacaaaaCGCGGCAAATTAATAGTCCCTAAACCAAAATCTGTTTTAAGAGGATTGATGGACCTTGCAAGTGGACACATAAGCACGGTTAAAGATGGTTTTCAACTATCACaattaaa aaagaagaagaaaccTAAAAAGTCGCCAAAGCAAATTAAATGCAAATGTGACTATAAACATAATCATGT ttttgCAGCTCCAAATGACCAAATTCTACAAGCAAATATAGCTAATGCCTCTATTCAGTGCAACATAGTGCCTGTTAATAAAacactgaataaattaaatataaaagagtGTATGGATAAAGATGTTAAAAGTGTTGCAAGTGTTGAAAGTATTATCTCAGATAACATTGCAAGAGCAATAACAATATCAGAAAGTGATGTTGAGACATTCCGAAGCTACATTGTACacagtacaaaaaatatattcaatgttGATCTCTTTATGTATGATGCCAACGACGATTACAAACGgagtgtattttataaaataacaccaATTGTTAAAGTTCAAAGGCATCCAATTATACATAGTCTTGTCAGACAgaagcaatttaaaattaaactaaccACTGCagaaatgagaaataaaactaaaacgcttacaaagaataattattgtgagccaaaaattaaagttattaatcaTGTCGATAACTCTGACAGTGACGTTTTTAAAGAAAGAGAAATAGTAAAGCCCAACAAAAGTGTCATTGAACATCAGAGGTTGGagaatgtaaataaagatttaattgttgaaaataaaggaaaaagaAAAGCCGCTGAAGTAATAAATCAAGCTAAAAGatcaaaacttaataatagtGATAGTTTGAAGGAGAACAATGACAACGTTCCGACAGACAAGTTTGGAAAACCgataaataaagtgtttttagttaaaaagtgGACTGTTAAAAATAAGAG ttCCAGAAAACGGCCCACAAATGAGTTCTCATTATTAGAAGACGAGGCAATCGTTGATTggatagttaaaaataaaaaggggAATTTGGTGAACGGTAATAGAATGTGGAAGGAAATGGAACCCCAACACTTAAATGTTACCGGACAAT ATCGTTCTTGGCACTCCCTTCGCAACCGATACCTGAGACATCTCCTCCCAGCTCTCGGTAGCCTCAGCTTGACTCCTTCACAGGTCATTGATCTCCGGGCAGCGGCTGCTACTG gtgaactaaaagcaaataaaatgaacaagAATAACTCGATATACAGAACCGAGCCAGTTCGCAGTGCTTGGAATGCCCGGCCCCAAAAGCTGAAACATTCTGATG aTGAACCCTTTACGCCGCCTAGAAATTCAAACTTAGTATCATCGAGAAGTAAATTGCCAACATATTCAGAAATAACACGAAGATTTGCTGAAAAACATCGTTCGACACCTAATTCTGAAGAGAATGtcacaaataataaagtaaaaccaAGAGACGGTGATCAGACAAACAAACAACCAAGAGTTAGTCTGAAAATCATTAGAGTTGACACAAATTCTAATGAGCAAGGTTCACTTAGAGTAGTGAACATTGATGACAAGCAAGACAAAAAAACAGAAGAAAAATCAGTTAGCAAATCACGTGAAAAATCTTCAAGATTTGTGAGTAGCAGAGACGAGAGCTATGGTGTAGAAAAGAAGAACCGTAGAGGTCGCAAGGGAAATGAAACTGATACAgatgaagaaattaaaaacaatgttaataaaaagtttgaaaatgATTTGGGAAGTGCCGACAGATctggtttaaataataaacataaaaatcgcAGAAATAAAGATGATTCCGACTCAGAACAAAGAAATGAAAATCAAGGACGAGAAATCAGATCTTCAAGGAGACTTCGACATGAGAAATCTGGTGTAGAAGATACATTAGgacaaaacaaaagtaaaatgGAATCAAATCcagaacaaaaaaatcaacGCCAAGGTCCTAAAACATTGGAGAATAGAGCTTCATCAATTAAAAGCCCGGAAAAATCTCTTACTGAAAGAAGCATAGGGCGACGCAAAAATGGTCgatttattgcaataaaaagGTATAAGGAAAATTTCAGTGTGGATAAAAAGAATCTTAGTCAGCTCAGAAGTAAAAGTGATTCAGACTCTGAACcggaaaagaaaaagaaagatgaCAATGGTCGATCTTCTGCAAGAAATATGGATAAGGAAATTTCCAGTGTCGATAAGAAGAATCCTAGACAGctcagaaataaaaatgattcagactcagaaacagaaaacaagaaGAGAGATGACAATGGTCGATCTTCTGCTAGAAAACGGGATAAGGAAATTTCCAGTGTGGATAAGAAGAATCCCAGACAgctcagaaataataatgattcagACTCAGAACCAGAAACCAAAAAGAGAGATGACAATGGTCGATCTTCTGCAAGAAATCGGGATAAAGAAATTTCCCGTGTGGATAAGAAGAATCCCAGACAGCTCAGAAGTAATAATGATTCAGACTCCGAACCAGAAAACAAGAAGAGAGATGACAATGGTCGATCTTCTGCAAGAAATCGGGATAAAGAAATTTCCCGTGTGGATAAAAAGAATTCTAGACAGCTCAGAAGTAATAATGATTCAGACTCCGAACCAGAAAACAAGAAGAGAGATGACAATGGTCGATCTTCTGCAAGAAATCGGGATAAAGAAATTTCCCGTGTAGATAAGAAGAATCCCAGACAGCTCAGAAGTAATAATGATTCAGACTCCGAACCAGAAAACAAGAAGAGAGATGACAATGGTCGATCTTCTGCAAGGAACCGGGAAAAGGAAATTTCCAGTGAGGATAGGAAGAATCCTAGACAGctcagaaataaaaatgattcagACTCAGAACCAGAAACCAATAAGAGAGATGACAATGGTCGATCTTCTGCAAAAAATATGGATAAGGAAATTTCCAGTGTGGATAAGAATCCTAGACAgctcagaaataaaaataattcagacTCAAAACCAGAAAGCAGAAAGAGAGATGACAGTGGTCGATTTATTCCAAGAAATCGGGATAAGGAAATTTCCAGTGTGGATAGGAAGAATCCTAGACAGCTCAGAAATAAAAGTGATTCAGACTCAGAACCAGAAAACAAAAAGAGAGATGACAATGGTCAAACTTCCAGAAATAGAGATAAATCTGGTAAAAGTGATAATACATTATCTAGAAGTAAGAAGAGAGACAATTCTGACACAGATAATAAAGAGAACGGCGCCGATAATAAGATGTATCTGAGACAGTACAAATATACATCTGGCGCCAAAATGGAAACCACAAAGAAGCGGGAAAATGGAAATATTAGcaaaaataggaaaaataaCAAACCTGTTAAAGTTGATAGATCTAAACGAAAGTATGTAGAAATCTTAGATTCAGAGTCTGAAAATGAAcgggaaaagaaaaataaaagagacAGAAGATCATCATGCTCTGATAGTGATTtcgtaaaaatatcaaaaaaagcGACGAAGAGAAGTCGTAGTGTCGAACAAAGCGACAACAGCGATTTCAGTGTTAACACCTCTCATTTGTCAATGACGTCAAGGAGTGACTTTGACAGCTCCAATGACAAAGACAAGAAACGGTTGACAAGACAAAGCCACAGAGTCGAATCGGGCAGAGATATCGTTTTTGAAATTAGTGACAACGATGAAGCGTATGCCAGTAGGTCAGACACAGAGGTCAAAAATACTGGGAAAAGGAATTTAAGAAAACTCTTCAACCACAGAGCACTCTAA
- the LOC111000444 gene encoding probable proline--tRNA ligase, mitochondrial isoform X1 encodes MRYLSQIFQPVITIPKGAIIKNTEITCKSQKVIYLQIYFTLKCIFHDSNMLLLECGLIRPTTSGFFTILPLARRALDKLELLVNSCLESVQAQRISLPCLTSANLWEKTGRLDSVGSELFTIKDRHDKKYLLAPTHEEAIADLIADVGPLSHKQLPLLLYQITNKYRDELRPKHGLLRAREFTMMDLYGFHSNIQCAHNTYSRVTEVYRRLFDLLDLPVHRLVAPTGEMGGSLSHEWQLPALAGEDSINICPSCSHVQRSGECEKCASETDVVQTVEVGHTFILGTKYSEPLQAKCIHPDSNPSPLIMSCYGIGITRLLAASLEALSSDSQIRWPKCIAPFAAIVIGPKEGSKEWSKHGLNHIEGVARKLDGILKDDVLLDDRHTLTIGKRLLMADRMGYPHIIVCGRNSIETPPRYELYTNGRREPILGDINELMDMINGVSDTQRDRSRSE; translated from the exons ATGAGATATCTATCTCAAATATTTCAACCAGTGATTACTATACCAAAGggtgcaataataaaaaatacagaaatcacTTGTAAAAgccaaaaagtaatttatttacaaatctattttacattaaaatgcaTCTTTCATGACTCAAACATG CTTCTTCTAGAATGTGGTCTTATCCGTCCAACTACCTCTGGCTTCTTCACAATTTTGCCACTAGCCAGGCGAGCCCTAGATAAGCTTGAACTATTAGTAAATTCCTGCCTAGAAAGTGTGCAGGCACAAAGAATATCATTACCATGCCTAACCTCAGCAAATCTGTGGGAGAAAACAGGAAGGCTAGACAGTGTTGGATCAGAACTCTTTACAATCAAAGATAGGCatgataaaaagtatttattggCACCT aCTCATGAAGAAGCTATTGCAGATCTTATTGCAGATGTTGGACCTCTCTCACATAAACAGTTACCACTTCTTTTGTATCAG ataacaaacaaatacagagATGAGCTCCGACCAAAGCATGGTTTACTAAGAGCGAGAGAGTTTACTATGATGGACTTGTATGGATTTCATAGTAATATACAATGTGCGCATAATACATATAGTCGAGTTACTGAAGTATACAGACGGCTGTTTGATTTATTGGATCTACCCGTTCATAGAT TGGTAGCACCGACCGGTGAAATGGGAGGTTCGTTATCCCACGAATGGCAACTCCCAGCACTCGCGGGTGAGGACTCGATAAACATATGCCCGTCCTGCTCGCACGTACAGCGGAGCGGAGAGTGCGAGAAGTGTGCGAGCGAGACGGATGTAGTTCAAACCGTTGAG GTCGGTCACACATTCATTCTTGGTACAAAATACAGCGAGCCCTTGCAAGCTAAATGTATTCATCCAGACTCAAACCCGTCACCTTTGATTATGTCTTGCTATGGAATTGGTATAACAAG ATTACTAGCTGCTAGTTTAGAAGCATTGTCAAGCGACAGTCAGATAAGATGGCCGAAGTGTATAGCGCCCTTCGCCGCGATTGTTATTGGGCCTAAG GAGGGCTCAAAAGAGTGGTCAAAGCACGGCTTAAATCATATAGAGGGTGTAGCAAGAAAGTTGGATGGGATTTTAAAAGATGACGTGCTTTTGGATGACAGACATACATTGACCATTGGAAAACGACTCTTAATGGCGGACAg AATGGGCTACCCTCACATAATAGTTTGTGGTCGAAATTCAATCGAAACACCACCAAGATACGAACTTTACACCAACGGTCGACGGGAACCAATATTAGGTGACATTAACGAACTTATGGATATGATAAATGGCGTTTCTGACACTCAGCGTGACAGATCTCGGTCTGAGTAA
- the LOC111000448 gene encoding myb-like protein X isoform X2, producing the protein MLSKYSIYGGGRWREIDLETGRVAGWAGSKFVYTKRGKLIVPKPKSVLRGLMDLASGHISTVKDGFQLSQLKKKKKPKKSPKQIKCKCDYKHNHVFAAPNDQILQANIANASIQCNIVPVNKTLNKLNIKECMDKDVKSVASVESIISDNIARAITISESDVETFRSYIVHSTKNIFNVDLFMYDANDDYKRSVFYKITPIVKVQRHPIIHSLVRQKQFKIKLTTAEMRNKTKTLTKNNYCEPKIKVINHVDNSDSDVFKEREIVKPNKSVIEHQRLENVNKDLIVENKGKRKAAEVINQAKRSKLNNSDSLKENNDNVPTDKFGKPINKVFLVKKWTVKNKSSRKRPTNEFSLLEDEAIVDWIVKNKKGNLVNGNRMWKEMEPQHLNVTGQYRSWHSLRNRYLRHLLPALGSLSLTPSQVIDLRAAAATGELKANKMNKNNSIYRTEPVRSAWNARPQKLKHSDDEPFTPPRNSNLVSSRSKLPTYSEITRRFAEKHRSTPNSEENVTNNKVKPRDGDQTNKQPRVSLKIIRVDTNSNEQGSLRVVNIDDKQDKKTEEKSVSKSREKSSRFVSSRDESYGVEKKNRRGRKGNETDTDEEIKNNVNKKFENDLGSADRSGLNNKHKNRRNKDDSDSEQRNENQGREIRSSRRLRHEKSGVEDTLGQNKSKMESNPEQKNQRQGPKTLENRASSIKSPEKSLTERSIGRRKNGRFIAIKRYKEISSVDKKNPRQLRNNNDSDSEPETKKRDDNGRSSARNRDKEISRVDKKNPRQLRSNNDSDSEPENKKRDDNGRSSARNRDKEISRVDKKNSRQLRSNNDSDSEPENKKRDDNGRSSARNRDKEISRVDKKNPRQLRSNNDSDSEPENKKRDDNGRSSARNREKEISSEDRKNPRQLRNKNDSDSEPETNKRDDNGRSSAKNMDKEISSVDKNPRQLRNKNNSDSKPESRKRDDSGRFIPRNRDKEISSVDRKNPRQLRNKSDSDSEPENKKRDDNGQTSRNRDKSGKSDNTLSRSKKRDNSDTDNKENGADNKMYLRQYKYTSGAKMETTKKRENGNISKNRKNNKPVKVDRSKRKYVEILDSESENEREKKNKRDRRSSCSDSDFVKISKKATKRSRSVEQSDNSDFSVNTSHLSMTSRSDFDSSNDKDKKRLTRQSHRVESGRDIVFEISDNDEAYASRSDTEVKNTGKRNLRKLFNHRAL; encoded by the exons ATGCTATCAAAGTATTCAATATACGGAGGAGGACGATGGCGGGAGATTGATTTAGAAACTGGTCGCGTCGCAGGATGGGCAGGCTCcaaatttgtttatacaaaaCGCGGCAAATTAATAGTCCCTAAACCAAAATCTGTTTTAAGAGGATTGATGGACCTTGCAAGTGGACACATAAGCACGGTTAAAGATGGTTTTCAACTATCACaattaaa aaagaagaagaaaccTAAAAAGTCGCCAAAGCAAATTAAATGCAAATGTGACTATAAACATAATCATGT ttttgCAGCTCCAAATGACCAAATTCTACAAGCAAATATAGCTAATGCCTCTATTCAGTGCAACATAGTGCCTGTTAATAAAacactgaataaattaaatataaaagagtGTATGGATAAAGATGTTAAAAGTGTTGCAAGTGTTGAAAGTATTATCTCAGATAACATTGCAAGAGCAATAACAATATCAGAAAGTGATGTTGAGACATTCCGAAGCTACATTGTACacagtacaaaaaatatattcaatgttGATCTCTTTATGTATGATGCCAACGACGATTACAAACGgagtgtattttataaaataacaccaATTGTTAAAGTTCAAAGGCATCCAATTATACATAGTCTTGTCAGACAgaagcaatttaaaattaaactaaccACTGCagaaatgagaaataaaactaaaacgcttacaaagaataattattgtgagccaaaaattaaagttattaatcaTGTCGATAACTCTGACAGTGACGTTTTTAAAGAAAGAGAAATAGTAAAGCCCAACAAAAGTGTCATTGAACATCAGAGGTTGGagaatgtaaataaagatttaattgttgaaaataaaggaaaaagaAAAGCCGCTGAAGTAATAAATCAAGCTAAAAGatcaaaacttaataatagtGATAGTTTGAAGGAGAACAATGACAACGTTCCGACAGACAAGTTTGGAAAACCgataaataaagtgtttttagttaaaaagtgGACTGTTAAAAATAAGAG ttCCAGAAAACGGCCCACAAATGAGTTCTCATTATTAGAAGACGAGGCAATCGTTGATTggatagttaaaaataaaaaggggAATTTGGTGAACGGTAATAGAATGTGGAAGGAAATGGAACCCCAACACTTAAATGTTACCGGACAAT ATCGTTCTTGGCACTCCCTTCGCAACCGATACCTGAGACATCTCCTCCCAGCTCTCGGTAGCCTCAGCTTGACTCCTTCACAGGTCATTGATCTCCGGGCAGCGGCTGCTACTG gtgaactaaaagcaaataaaatgaacaagAATAACTCGATATACAGAACCGAGCCAGTTCGCAGTGCTTGGAATGCCCGGCCCCAAAAGCTGAAACATTCTGATG aTGAACCCTTTACGCCGCCTAGAAATTCAAACTTAGTATCATCGAGAAGTAAATTGCCAACATATTCAGAAATAACACGAAGATTTGCTGAAAAACATCGTTCGACACCTAATTCTGAAGAGAATGtcacaaataataaagtaaaaccaAGAGACGGTGATCAGACAAACAAACAACCAAGAGTTAGTCTGAAAATCATTAGAGTTGACACAAATTCTAATGAGCAAGGTTCACTTAGAGTAGTGAACATTGATGACAAGCAAGACAAAAAAACAGAAGAAAAATCAGTTAGCAAATCACGTGAAAAATCTTCAAGATTTGTGAGTAGCAGAGACGAGAGCTATGGTGTAGAAAAGAAGAACCGTAGAGGTCGCAAGGGAAATGAAACTGATACAgatgaagaaattaaaaacaatgttaataaaaagtttgaaaatgATTTGGGAAGTGCCGACAGATctggtttaaataataaacataaaaatcgcAGAAATAAAGATGATTCCGACTCAGAACAAAGAAATGAAAATCAAGGACGAGAAATCAGATCTTCAAGGAGACTTCGACATGAGAAATCTGGTGTAGAAGATACATTAGgacaaaacaaaagtaaaatgGAATCAAATCcagaacaaaaaaatcaacGCCAAGGTCCTAAAACATTGGAGAATAGAGCTTCATCAATTAAAAGCCCGGAAAAATCTCTTACTGAAAGAAGCATAGGGCGACGCAAAAATGGTCgatttattgcaataaaaagGTATAAG GAAATTTCCAGTGTGGATAAGAAGAATCCCAGACAgctcagaaataataatgattcagACTCAGAACCAGAAACCAAAAAGAGAGATGACAATGGTCGATCTTCTGCAAGAAATCGGGATAAAGAAATTTCCCGTGTGGATAAGAAGAATCCCAGACAGCTCAGAAGTAATAATGATTCAGACTCCGAACCAGAAAACAAGAAGAGAGATGACAATGGTCGATCTTCTGCAAGAAATCGGGATAAAGAAATTTCCCGTGTGGATAAAAAGAATTCTAGACAGCTCAGAAGTAATAATGATTCAGACTCCGAACCAGAAAACAAGAAGAGAGATGACAATGGTCGATCTTCTGCAAGAAATCGGGATAAAGAAATTTCCCGTGTAGATAAGAAGAATCCCAGACAGCTCAGAAGTAATAATGATTCAGACTCCGAACCAGAAAACAAGAAGAGAGATGACAATGGTCGATCTTCTGCAAGGAACCGGGAAAAGGAAATTTCCAGTGAGGATAGGAAGAATCCTAGACAGctcagaaataaaaatgattcagACTCAGAACCAGAAACCAATAAGAGAGATGACAATGGTCGATCTTCTGCAAAAAATATGGATAAGGAAATTTCCAGTGTGGATAAGAATCCTAGACAgctcagaaataaaaataattcagacTCAAAACCAGAAAGCAGAAAGAGAGATGACAGTGGTCGATTTATTCCAAGAAATCGGGATAAGGAAATTTCCAGTGTGGATAGGAAGAATCCTAGACAGCTCAGAAATAAAAGTGATTCAGACTCAGAACCAGAAAACAAAAAGAGAGATGACAATGGTCAAACTTCCAGAAATAGAGATAAATCTGGTAAAAGTGATAATACATTATCTAGAAGTAAGAAGAGAGACAATTCTGACACAGATAATAAAGAGAACGGCGCCGATAATAAGATGTATCTGAGACAGTACAAATATACATCTGGCGCCAAAATGGAAACCACAAAGAAGCGGGAAAATGGAAATATTAGcaaaaataggaaaaataaCAAACCTGTTAAAGTTGATAGATCTAAACGAAAGTATGTAGAAATCTTAGATTCAGAGTCTGAAAATGAAcgggaaaagaaaaataaaagagacAGAAGATCATCATGCTCTGATAGTGATTtcgtaaaaatatcaaaaaaagcGACGAAGAGAAGTCGTAGTGTCGAACAAAGCGACAACAGCGATTTCAGTGTTAACACCTCTCATTTGTCAATGACGTCAAGGAGTGACTTTGACAGCTCCAATGACAAAGACAAGAAACGGTTGACAAGACAAAGCCACAGAGTCGAATCGGGCAGAGATATCGTTTTTGAAATTAGTGACAACGATGAAGCGTATGCCAGTAGGTCAGACACAGAGGTCAAAAATACTGGGAAAAGGAATTTAAGAAAACTCTTCAACCACAGAGCACTCTAA
- the LOC111000444 gene encoding probable proline--tRNA ligase, mitochondrial isoform X2 encodes MRYLSQIFQPVITIPKGAIIKNTEITCKSQKLLLECGLIRPTTSGFFTILPLARRALDKLELLVNSCLESVQAQRISLPCLTSANLWEKTGRLDSVGSELFTIKDRHDKKYLLAPTHEEAIADLIADVGPLSHKQLPLLLYQITNKYRDELRPKHGLLRAREFTMMDLYGFHSNIQCAHNTYSRVTEVYRRLFDLLDLPVHRLVAPTGEMGGSLSHEWQLPALAGEDSINICPSCSHVQRSGECEKCASETDVVQTVEVGHTFILGTKYSEPLQAKCIHPDSNPSPLIMSCYGIGITRLLAASLEALSSDSQIRWPKCIAPFAAIVIGPKEGSKEWSKHGLNHIEGVARKLDGILKDDVLLDDRHTLTIGKRLLMADRMGYPHIIVCGRNSIETPPRYELYTNGRREPILGDINELMDMINGVSDTQRDRSRSE; translated from the exons ATGAGATATCTATCTCAAATATTTCAACCAGTGATTACTATACCAAAGggtgcaataataaaaaatacagaaatcacTTGTAAAAgccaaaaa CTTCTTCTAGAATGTGGTCTTATCCGTCCAACTACCTCTGGCTTCTTCACAATTTTGCCACTAGCCAGGCGAGCCCTAGATAAGCTTGAACTATTAGTAAATTCCTGCCTAGAAAGTGTGCAGGCACAAAGAATATCATTACCATGCCTAACCTCAGCAAATCTGTGGGAGAAAACAGGAAGGCTAGACAGTGTTGGATCAGAACTCTTTACAATCAAAGATAGGCatgataaaaagtatttattggCACCT aCTCATGAAGAAGCTATTGCAGATCTTATTGCAGATGTTGGACCTCTCTCACATAAACAGTTACCACTTCTTTTGTATCAG ataacaaacaaatacagagATGAGCTCCGACCAAAGCATGGTTTACTAAGAGCGAGAGAGTTTACTATGATGGACTTGTATGGATTTCATAGTAATATACAATGTGCGCATAATACATATAGTCGAGTTACTGAAGTATACAGACGGCTGTTTGATTTATTGGATCTACCCGTTCATAGAT TGGTAGCACCGACCGGTGAAATGGGAGGTTCGTTATCCCACGAATGGCAACTCCCAGCACTCGCGGGTGAGGACTCGATAAACATATGCCCGTCCTGCTCGCACGTACAGCGGAGCGGAGAGTGCGAGAAGTGTGCGAGCGAGACGGATGTAGTTCAAACCGTTGAG GTCGGTCACACATTCATTCTTGGTACAAAATACAGCGAGCCCTTGCAAGCTAAATGTATTCATCCAGACTCAAACCCGTCACCTTTGATTATGTCTTGCTATGGAATTGGTATAACAAG ATTACTAGCTGCTAGTTTAGAAGCATTGTCAAGCGACAGTCAGATAAGATGGCCGAAGTGTATAGCGCCCTTCGCCGCGATTGTTATTGGGCCTAAG GAGGGCTCAAAAGAGTGGTCAAAGCACGGCTTAAATCATATAGAGGGTGTAGCAAGAAAGTTGGATGGGATTTTAAAAGATGACGTGCTTTTGGATGACAGACATACATTGACCATTGGAAAACGACTCTTAATGGCGGACAg AATGGGCTACCCTCACATAATAGTTTGTGGTCGAAATTCAATCGAAACACCACCAAGATACGAACTTTACACCAACGGTCGACGGGAACCAATATTAGGTGACATTAACGAACTTATGGATATGATAAATGGCGTTTCTGACACTCAGCGTGACAGATCTCGGTCTGAGTAA